The nucleotide window CCACCAGCGAAGAGTCGAAGAACTGGGCTTCGTCTACCCCCACCACGTCGCAGCTACTAGCCAGCAGTAGCATTTCCTCGGGCAGCTGAATGGGCGTGGAGCGGATACTGTTGGCATTGTGCGACACCACGTTCTGGGCGTGGTAGCGCGTATCGAGGCCGGGCTTAAAGATTTCGACGTGCTGCCGGGCAATTTTGGCGCGGTTCAGGCGGCGAATCAGCTCCTCGGTCTTGCCCGAAAACATGGAGCCGCACACCACTTCAATCCAGCCCCGGCGGGGCATGTCGCGGGCATTGCCCACACGGGGTTCTATAAACACAGCGTTGTTTGTTGAGCGTTGCCGGAGGCCGGTTTCCCGGTACTCCTCGGAACATCTAAGGTACGACTTCCGGCCGGTAGGCTCAAAGCATACGCCCGACCTCGGTGCTTACCCACCACGAAATCAGGCAGTATGATTCTCCGGCTGCCCTCAGCTACTCCAGGTACTGCTGGTGAGGCAGCATCGTGGCCCGGGGCACCCGGCCGCTGACGTTCCCGGTTTCCAGTCGGGTCTGGCACATGAGGCGCTCCTGAGGCAGCAGGCGGCCGGCAGCCTGGTAGCGCAACTCCGGCGCGGTGGGTGGCGTTAGGAACTCCGCCCCCGCCGTCAGGGCTATGCGGCAGGTGGTGCAGCGGCCTTTGGCGCCGCAGGCGTGCATCCAGTCGTAGCCAGCGGCCTGCACGGCGGCCAGTAGCGTAGCGCCGGCAGGCACTTCCACCGTAGCACCGGGCAGGTTCTGCACCGTCAGTGTGGGCATCTTTCTCTAACTTTCCCGCCGTGAACCCGGCTTGCCATGAAGGACAAATATAGTCAACCTAAACTCGAAGCGTACGGCCAGAAGCTGGCTGCCCACCTCTGTCAGCGGCATTTTGGCCCCCAACCCGACGCCACCCTGGACGGGCCGGCCGTGCTGCGCTTTACCCCGGTGCGGCAAGTGAACCTGTTTGTGGTGCAGCAGCTGCTGACCAAGTGGACAACCGAAATGGCCCAGCTCCGCAGCCCGTATTTCGACTTTGAGGACGCGGAAGTGCGCCAGGCGCTTACCCAGCTGATGAACCTGCTTTCCCGGCGCATCCGGCTGACGCGGGAAGCGTTTGAGCCTTTGCTGGCCCGGGCCGTGACGGACACCCTGCGCGTGGCGGCCGAGCCGGCCGTGGGCTTTGATGAAAAGCTGCTGCCTGCGCAGCCGGCCGTGACGCGGGAGCAACTCCAGGAAGGGCTGCGCTACTTCGACGTGGAGAAACCGCTGTATCAGGGCTTCGTGGAGTCGTTGCCAGTGGGCACGGCCCTGGACCGTGAGCTGCTCAGCAGCCGCTTCCGGCTGTATCAGCAAACCAACTACCAGACGCTGCACCCCATGGAAACGGTGGTGAACGAGCTAAGCGCCCTGCTGCCCCTATCGGAAATTGACTTGCGCGAGGACGAAGCTGCTGTTCCTGCTGCTCCGGCTGCGGCTCCTGTTGCCGCCCCGCCAGCTCCGAGCCCGGCTCCGCGGCCAACTCCCTTGCCGGAGCCAGTTGTTGCCAAGTCTGCTCCCGCTCCGACTCCTGCGGCGGTAGTGCCGCCAGCTCCTATTCCCGCTCCAGTACCTGCCCCGGCACCCGCGGTTCCTCCGGCGGCGCCTGCGCCCACGGAAGTGCCGCTCTACGAAAAGCTGAAGGCTGAAAAGGCGGAGCATGCTACTCCCGGCCTGGCAGAAACGCTGCGGGCGGAGCGCCCGGCCACGGCCACTCTGGCCGACAAAGCGCCCAAGGTAGAATCCCTGCGCGAGGCTATTTCCATCAACCAGCGGTTCAGCTTTATCAATGAGCTGTTCAACGGCGAAAACATGGAATACCACGCCGCTATCCAGAAGCTTGATGCCATGCCCGATGCCGCTTCGGCCCGGCGCTATGTGCAGGAAGATCTGGCCAAACAGTACAGCTGGGTGCGCAAGGATGAGCACATCAACAAGCTGCTGCGACTGATTGACCGCAAGTTTGAGTAAGCCGGCCGGCCCGATGGATGCGTTGGCCCCGGGCTGGCCCCGCCTGCTGCGCCGGCACTGGCAGCGGCTGCTGTTGGTGTACGGGCTGGCGGTGGGCGTGCTGGCCGGCCCGGCCTACACCATGTATGTGCACTATGATTTCTCCCACTCCCTCGACACGCGCAGCTACCTGAGCGTGGCCCGGGGCGAGTTTCGGGATATCAGCATTACGCGCCGCTACCGGGTGCTGGTACCTGCCGTAGCGGCCGCTGTGGCCTGGCCCCTGGAGAAAGTATACGCCCGGGTGTGGCCGCAACGCGCTGCCTCGGAGTGGCCGTTGCGGCTGGCTTTCTACGTGGTAAACACCCTTGTGCTGGCCGGTGCAGGGCTTTTGTGGTACCGGGGCAGCCGCTGCTACGGTGCTACCCGCGAGGCAGCCGCACTGGCCATGCTGCTGGCCCTGAGCAGCCGCTGGGCCGTGTACATTGCCGGCCTGCCTATAGTCGACAGCCTGTACATGCTGGTGTTTGCGCTGGGGTTCTACGCAACGGCTAGTCACTCGCGGGCGGCGCTGGTAGCGTGCCTTCTGCTGGGCCCCCTGGCTAAGGAGTCGTTTGTGTTTCTGGTGCCCTGGCTGCTGGTATTTGGGCAGCGTGCGGGGCGGTGGCCGTTGCAGTTGGCCTGGCTGGCGGTATCCGGAGCACTTACCCTGGCTTTGCGCCACTGGATTGATGCCCAGGCTGCCACACCCGCCAGTGCCAGCGTGCACAATGCCCTCGACCATTTTGAAAATATAACCTATTCGCTGAGCCGGCTTTTTTCGGTGAAAGGAGCGGGCGAAATGTTCAGTGTGTTTGGGTTTGCTTCGCTGGCCCTGCTGCTGGTGCCTCCCCGGGTATGGGCGCGGCCGCTAGGCTGGACCGGTGCTGCTTTGGGAGCAGTAATAGGCGTGCATATGCTGCTTTCGAGCGATTTGGCCCGCATGGCCTACTTGTTTGCCCCGGCATTTACGGTGGCCCTGGCCCTGGTCA belongs to Hymenobacter sp. J193 and includes:
- a CDS encoding thymidine kinase; its protein translation is MFIEPRVGNARDMPRRGWIEVVCGSMFSGKTEELIRRLNRAKIARQHVEIFKPGLDTRYHAQNVVSHNANSIRSTPIQLPEEMLLLASSCDVVGVDEAQFFDSSLVEVCIQLANHGKRVIVAGLDMDYLGQPFGPMPALMAVAEYVTKVHAVCVCCGEIASYSFRIAASESKILLGETDSYEARCRVCFLEGQQGKHTDDETTATKVLAQH
- a CDS encoding (2Fe-2S)-binding protein → MPTLTVQNLPGATVEVPAGATLLAAVQAAGYDWMHACGAKGRCTTCRIALTAGAEFLTPPTAPELRYQAAGRLLPQERLMCQTRLETGNVSGRVPRATMLPHQQYLE